Proteins found in one Magnolia sinica isolate HGM2019 chromosome 5, MsV1, whole genome shotgun sequence genomic segment:
- the LOC131246992 gene encoding uncharacterized protein LOC131246992, with protein sequence MVSFLIWNVRGVGNMPTISSLKRLISKHNPIFVILLEPMLREGKRVATGLKLGFHSSLSNGDLGASFHVSIVYAKCNRFLRRGLWEDMSAFSSSLSGPWAVCGDFNAVMEALERWSGRVFDQASADEFAEAIHSAGLINAGFSGNCFTWCNNQSGSARVVRATWEGVASPSPLLNVQLKLRPVKMVLKIWNKPVFRDVFNQVQQAERKLEEADTKLQQALVDDAQATAAQQEFVLAQQNLSKAELMAEIFWKQKSIINWLAEGDRNTRFFHTSVKCKQRKTEIQEIELETGEYVTNLNVIKSEVVMHFQQSFNGGDPQSSPATLSLFSVIPRIVSPADNDMMMRPPSLLEVHQAILSISINVNEEAAGFFQSSKGLWQGDPLSPSIFIIAAKTLSRGIKAFMDRGACTPFKLRRGCPVVSLCR encoded by the exons ATGGTTAGTTTCCTCATTTGGAACGTCCGTGGGGTTGGCAACATGCCAACTATCTCCTCTCTTAAAAGGCTTATTTCCAAGCATAACCCAATATTTGTTATTCTCCTGGAGCCTATGCTTCGAGAAGGTAAAAGAGTGGCGACGGGCTTGAAGTTAGGCTTCCACTCTTCTCTCTCCAACGGGGACTTGGGAG CTTCTTTCCACGTGTCGATTGTCTATGCTAAATGCAACAGATTCTTAAGGAGAGGCCTCTGGGAAGATATGTCAGCTTTCTCCAGTTCCTTGTCGGGCCCTTGGGCCGTTTGTGGTGACTTTAATGCGGTGATGGAAGCCTTAGAAAGATGGAGTGGCAGGGTTTTCGATCAAGCCAGCGCAGACGAGTTCGCAGAGGCAATTCACTCAGCTGGGCTGATCAATGCAGGTTTCTCTGGCAACTGTTTCACCTGGTGTAACAACCAGTCAGGCTCTGCCCGT GTTGTTAGGGCCACCTGGGAGGGAGTGGCCTCCCCCTCTCCACTGCTAAACGTCCAGCTGAAGCTCAGGCCAGTGAAGATGGTGCTGAAGATTTGGAACAAGCCAGTTTTCAGAGACGTCTTCAATCAGGTTCAACAGGCTGAGCGCAAGCTGGAAGAGGCTGACACCAAGCTTCAGCAGGCCTTGGTTGACGACGCTCAGGCTACGGCTGCCCAACAGGAGTTCGTGCTGGCTCAGCAGAACCTTTCCAAGGCTGAACTCATGGCTGAAATTTTCTGGAAACAGAAGTCCATAATCAATTGGTTGGCGGAGGGTGATAGGAATACCAGGTTCTTTCACACCTCGGTGAAATGCAAGCAGAGGAAAACTGAAATTCAAGAGATCGAGTTGGAGACAGGCGAGTATGTGACTAACCTAAACGTCATTAAATCTGAAGTTGTCATGCATTTCCAGCAGTCGTTCAATGGTGGTGACCCCCAGTCCAGTCCTGCGACCTTGTCCCTCTTTTCAGTGATTCCTCGGATTGTTAGTCCTGCAGATAACGACATGATGATGCGTCCCCCATCTCTGTTGGAGGTTCACCAGGCCATTCTCTCCATCTCCATTAATG TTAACGAAGAGGCTGCCGGTTTCTTCCAATCTTCTAAAGGGTTGTGGCAAGGCGACCCTCTATCACCCAGCATTTTTATCATTGCGGCTAAAACTCTCAGCCGAGGGATCAAGGCCTTCATGGACCGTGGAGCTTGCACGCCTTTTAAGTTGAGGAGAGGCTGCCCAGTTGTCTCTTTATGCAGATGA